A stretch of Ectothiorhodospiraceae bacterium BW-2 DNA encodes these proteins:
- the hrcA gene encoding heat-inducible transcription repressor HrcA, producing the protein MTELQISDRARFLLKRIVSRYIHDGQPIGSRTLSREENIDLSSASIRNVMSDLEQMGLICSPHTSSGRIPTAKGYRFFVEQLLEVRPLTPKTLKQLQQELSADLLNRPDTALQIASAQLAELTGLAGIVMLPRWEQQVVRQIEFLPLSGDKVLVILVTNDSLVQNRIIHTSRHFSESELTEAANYFNSHFGGKHLSEVRRTVVEAMAQHRDDMDRIMRNIIEVAQSTLAEEEEQEGYLISGQTKLMGYSEMGNLDRLRQLFEAFNQKRDLLHLLEQSMQAQGIEIFIGEESGYKALDECSVVTAPYRIDGAKVGVLGVIGPTRMKYDKVIPIVDITANLLGSVLAQQH; encoded by the coding sequence ATGACTGAACTACAGATAAGTGATCGGGCACGCTTTCTATTAAAGCGCATCGTCAGTCGCTATATTCACGATGGGCAACCGATAGGCTCCCGTACCCTCTCCCGCGAGGAGAATATCGATCTAAGCTCGGCCTCAATTCGTAATGTGATGTCCGATTTGGAGCAGATGGGGCTTATCTGCTCCCCTCACACCTCCTCCGGACGCATCCCCACCGCAAAAGGGTACCGCTTCTTTGTCGAACAGCTACTAGAGGTGCGGCCACTGACACCCAAAACATTAAAACAGCTACAACAGGAGTTAAGCGCCGATCTGCTCAACCGCCCCGATACCGCACTACAGATAGCCTCAGCCCAACTAGCCGAGCTCACCGGTCTAGCGGGTATTGTGATGCTCCCCCGCTGGGAGCAGCAGGTAGTAAGACAAATCGAGTTTCTACCCCTATCGGGAGATAAGGTACTGGTCATTTTAGTTACCAACGACAGTCTGGTACAGAACCGAATTATTCACACCTCCCGCCACTTCAGCGAATCGGAGCTCACCGAAGCGGCCAACTACTTTAATAGCCACTTCGGCGGCAAACACCTCTCTGAAGTTAGACGGACGGTAGTCGAAGCGATGGCGCAGCACCGCGACGATATGGATCGAATAATGCGTAATATTATCGAAGTGGCGCAATCGACCCTCGCTGAGGAGGAGGAGCAGGAGGGCTACCTCATCTCCGGCCAAACCAAACTGATGGGCTACAGCGAAATGGGCAATCTAGATCGACTGCGACAGCTATTTGAAGCATTTAACCAAAAGCGTGATCTGCTCCATCTACTAGAGCAGTCGATGCAAGCGCAGGGAATCGAGATATTTATTGGCGAAGAGTCGGGCTACAAAGCACTAGATGAGTGTAGTGTCGTTACCGCCCCCTATCGAATTGATGGCGCTAAAGTGGGCGTTCTAGGAGTCATCGGCCCGACCCGCATGAAGTATGACAAGGTAATTCCCATTGTCGATATTACCGCCAACCTGCTAGGCTCAGTACTAGCACAACAACACTAA
- the grpE gene encoding nucleotide exchange factor GrpE, translating into MKEEFNQLQQQNETLKEQLLRAHAELENGHRRSQQAIAKAHKFALEKFATELLPVVDSLEMGLNAMSDAEQNEVVAKLHEGTEMTLKLFLATLEKFDIKAVGEPGESFNPDYHQAVSMQPSAEYPANSIAVVMQKGYLLNERLIRPAMVMVSQGSAS; encoded by the coding sequence ATGAAGGAGGAGTTCAACCAGTTACAACAGCAGAACGAGACTCTCAAAGAGCAGCTACTACGAGCTCACGCCGAACTTGAAAATGGTCACCGTCGATCACAACAAGCTATCGCAAAGGCGCATAAATTTGCGTTAGAGAAGTTTGCAACCGAGCTACTGCCAGTGGTCGATAGCCTAGAGATGGGCCTCAACGCCATGAGCGATGCCGAACAGAATGAAGTGGTCGCCAAACTGCATGAGGGGACTGAAATGACCCTCAAACTCTTTCTAGCTACCTTAGAAAAGTTTGACATTAAAGCCGTCGGTGAACCAGGAGAGAGCTTTAACCCCGACTACCACCAAGCCGTCTCCATGCAGCCATCGGCAGAGTATCCGGCCAATAGTATCGCCGTGGTCATGCAAAAGGGGTATCTGCTCAATGAGCGACTGATACGCCCGGCCATGGTGATGGTCAGCCAAGGTAGCGCCAGCTAA
- the dnaK gene encoding molecular chaperone DnaK encodes MGKIIGIDLGTTNSCVAVMEGKSPRVIENSEGTRTTPSIIAYSKDDDEVLVGQSAKRQAVTNPENTLFAIKRLIGRRFEEPEVQKDIKLVPYKIVKADNGDAWVEVKGKKMAAPEISAKVLQKMKKTAEDYLGETVTEAVITVPAYFNDSQRQATKDAGRIAGLEVKRIINEPTAAALAFGMDKKGGDRKIAVYDLGGGTFDISIIEITDIDGEHQFEVLATNGDTFLGGEDFDMRLIDYIADEFKRDQGVNLHNDPLALQRLKEAAEKAKIELSSSTQTEVNLPYITADASGPKHLNVKINRAKFESLVEDLISRSIEPCRVALKDAGLSASDINDVILVGGQTRMPKVQAEVEQFFGKEPRRDVNPDEAVAVGAAIQGGVLGGAVKDVLLLDVTPLSLGIETMGGVMTKLIEKNTTIPTKASQIFSTADDNQPAVTVHVLQGEREMASANKSLGRFDLTDIPPAPRGTPQIEVTFDIDANGILNVSAKDKGTGREQTIVIKASSGLSDEEIDKMVKDAELHADEDRKFQELVGIRNTADSMIHATRRSMEELGENGLNAAEKSAIESAIKELEEALKSNDKEAIEAKTKALTDASAKMAEKLYAQKGAEGASGSTDSANSGTQKEKDDDVVDAEFEEIDDKK; translated from the coding sequence ATGGGAAAAATTATCGGAATTGATTTGGGCACCACCAACTCCTGTGTGGCAGTCATGGAGGGGAAGAGTCCCCGTGTTATTGAAAATAGCGAAGGGACACGAACCACCCCCTCGATTATCGCTTACAGCAAAGATGATGATGAGGTACTAGTCGGCCAATCGGCCAAGCGCCAAGCGGTCACCAACCCCGAAAACACCCTGTTTGCGATTAAACGCCTCATTGGCCGCCGCTTTGAAGAGCCAGAAGTACAAAAAGATATCAAACTGGTTCCCTACAAAATCGTCAAAGCGGACAACGGTGACGCATGGGTCGAGGTGAAGGGCAAAAAGATGGCCGCCCCCGAAATTTCGGCCAAAGTGCTACAGAAGATGAAGAAGACCGCCGAAGATTATCTCGGCGAAACGGTCACCGAAGCGGTCATTACCGTACCGGCCTACTTCAACGACTCCCAGCGCCAAGCGACCAAAGATGCCGGCCGTATTGCCGGACTAGAGGTAAAACGAATTATTAACGAACCCACCGCTGCCGCGCTCGCCTTTGGGATGGATAAAAAGGGGGGGGATCGCAAAATCGCGGTCTATGATCTCGGTGGCGGGACTTTCGATATCTCCATTATCGAAATTACCGATATCGATGGCGAGCACCAATTTGAAGTCCTCGCCACCAACGGCGATACCTTCCTCGGCGGAGAGGATTTCGATATGCGCCTTATCGACTATATCGCCGATGAGTTCAAACGAGATCAAGGGGTCAACCTCCATAACGATCCCTTAGCCCTACAGCGGCTGAAAGAGGCGGCAGAGAAGGCCAAAATTGAGCTATCCTCTAGCACCCAGACCGAGGTCAATCTCCCCTATATCACCGCCGATGCCTCTGGCCCGAAACATCTGAATGTTAAAATTAATCGAGCTAAATTTGAGTCGCTAGTTGAGGATCTCATTAGCCGCTCAATCGAACCGTGTCGAGTAGCACTCAAAGATGCCGGCCTAAGTGCGAGCGACATTAACGATGTGATCCTAGTCGGTGGCCAGACTCGGATGCCTAAAGTTCAAGCCGAAGTGGAGCAGTTTTTCGGCAAAGAGCCTCGCCGTGATGTTAACCCCGATGAGGCGGTCGCCGTTGGAGCCGCGATTCAGGGCGGTGTCCTCGGCGGCGCAGTGAAAGATGTGCTACTGCTCGATGTCACCCCACTCTCGCTCGGTATTGAGACCATGGGCGGCGTGATGACCAAGCTGATTGAGAAGAATACTACCATTCCGACCAAAGCGAGCCAAATCTTCTCCACCGCCGATGATAACCAGCCGGCAGTGACCGTACATGTCTTACAGGGAGAACGGGAGATGGCCTCGGCCAATAAGTCACTCGGACGCTTCGATCTGACCGACATCCCCCCCGCACCGCGCGGTACGCCCCAAATTGAGGTCACTTTTGATATTGATGCTAACGGCATTCTCAATGTCTCGGCCAAAGATAAGGGTACCGGCAGAGAGCAGACTATCGTGATTAAGGCCTCCTCCGGCCTCTCCGATGAAGAGATTGACAAAATGGTCAAAGATGCCGAGCTCCATGCGGATGAAGATCGCAAATTCCAAGAGCTCGTCGGCATCCGCAATACCGCCGACTCGATGATTCACGCCACCCGCAGGTCGATGGAAGAGCTAGGTGAGAATGGTCTCAATGCGGCTGAAAAGTCGGCCATTGAATCAGCCATCAAGGAGCTCGAAGAGGCGCTCAAGAGCAACGACAAAGAGGCGATTGAGGCAAAAACCAAGGCATTAACCGATGCATCTGCTAAAATGGCTGAAAAACTCTACGCCCAAAAGGGAGCAGAGGGGGCTAGCGGCAGTACCGATAGTGCTAATTCCGGTACCCAAAAAGAGAAGGACGATGATGTTGTCGATGCCGAATTTGAAGAGATTGATGACAAAAAGTAG
- the dnaJ gene encoding molecular chaperone DnaJ, with amino-acid sequence MSKRDYYEILGVQKNATEAELKKAFKKLAMKYHPDRNPDNKEAEEKFKEAKEAYDILSDAQKRAAYDQFGHAGVDPSMGGGRSSSGFSGGSGNFNDIFGDVFGDIFGASGRGGGSRVHRGADLRYNLELSLEDAVNGTTVKIRVPTLLQCEVCHGSGAKKGTSPTTCPTCHGQGQVRMQQGFFSLQQACPRCHGSGKIISDPCGNCHGQGRVEQQKTLSVKVPAGVDKGDRIRLSGEGEAGDNGGPAGDLYVQIYVKKHPIFEREGNDLYCEVPISFGTASLGGEMDVPTLSGKVKLKVPPESQTGKLFRLRGKGVKSVRGSQVGDLLCRIVIETPVNLTEEQQELLRRFDDSLKGRNNEHSPKATSWFDSVKNFFEEMKF; translated from the coding sequence ATGTCGAAACGCGACTATTACGAAATATTGGGCGTTCAGAAAAACGCGACCGAGGCCGAACTGAAAAAGGCCTTTAAAAAATTGGCGATGAAGTACCATCCCGACCGCAACCCCGACAATAAAGAGGCTGAAGAGAAGTTTAAAGAGGCCAAAGAGGCGTATGATATCCTCTCTGATGCCCAAAAACGGGCCGCCTACGATCAGTTTGGTCATGCCGGTGTCGATCCCTCTATGGGAGGGGGGCGTAGCAGCAGCGGTTTTAGCGGTGGTAGCGGCAACTTTAACGATATTTTTGGCGATGTCTTTGGCGACATCTTTGGCGCGAGTGGCCGTGGGGGCGGCTCACGAGTCCATCGCGGCGCCGATCTGCGCTACAACCTAGAGCTGAGCTTGGAGGATGCGGTCAACGGTACCACCGTTAAGATTCGAGTACCGACACTACTTCAGTGCGAGGTCTGTCACGGTAGTGGCGCTAAAAAGGGAACCTCCCCCACCACCTGCCCCACCTGTCACGGCCAAGGTCAGGTACGGATGCAGCAGGGCTTCTTCTCACTCCAACAAGCCTGCCCTCGCTGCCACGGTAGCGGCAAAATTATTAGCGACCCTTGTGGCAACTGCCACGGTCAGGGTCGGGTTGAACAGCAAAAGACGCTCTCGGTCAAAGTCCCGGCTGGAGTCGATAAAGGTGATCGTATCCGCCTCTCCGGTGAAGGTGAAGCGGGAGATAACGGCGGTCCTGCCGGTGATCTCTATGTACAAATCTATGTCAAAAAACACCCAATTTTTGAGCGCGAGGGCAACGATCTCTATTGTGAGGTACCGATAAGCTTCGGGACCGCCTCCCTAGGTGGCGAAATGGATGTGCCGACCCTAAGCGGCAAGGTCAAGCTTAAAGTTCCGCCAGAGAGTCAGACTGGCAAGCTGTTTCGCCTCCGCGGTAAAGGGGTAAAATCGGTTCGAGGCAGCCAAGTGGGCGATCTGCTCTGCCGTATTGTCATAGAGACGCCGGTCAACCTGACCGAAGAGCAGCAGGAGCTACTGCGTCGCTTCGATGACTCACTTAAAGGGCGCAACAATGAGCATAGCCCTAAGGCCACCTCTTGGTTTGATAGCGTCAAAAACTTCTTTGAAGAGATGAAATTTTAG
- a CDS encoding tRNA (5-methylaminomethyl-2-thiouridylate)-methyltransferase, producing the protein MPDSSPQRRAVALISGGLDSMLAAKVIMAQGIHVEGINFYTGFCVEGHTHAIRKQATDRPKRNNALWSAEQLGIKLHIIDIIEPYKEVLLNPKHGYGAHLNPCLDCKVFMVSKALEWAKKHRFDFIITGEVIGQRPMSQLKEKLPIIARESGAEDRLVRPLCAQNLPPTLPEREGWLDRERLYNFSGRSRKPQIALAKAFNLNDWAAPAGGCCFLTDATYSRKLADLWQARDSRHYEMDDIMLLKVGRHLRPAPHYKLIIGREEGENNFLCGYKRQFIWLNAVSHKGPLALIDGAPQLDDLTLAARILARYGQGRHAERVTVDYTLPSGESGSLQVSPLKSDQIPTDWML; encoded by the coding sequence ATGCCCGATAGCTCCCCTCAACGCAGAGCGGTAGCCCTCATCTCCGGAGGGCTCGATTCGATGCTAGCCGCCAAGGTGATTATGGCGCAAGGTATCCATGTCGAAGGGATAAACTTCTATACCGGTTTCTGTGTCGAGGGGCACACCCACGCCATTCGTAAACAGGCAACAGATCGCCCCAAACGCAATAACGCCCTCTGGAGCGCTGAACAGCTCGGAATAAAGCTCCACATTATCGATATTATCGAGCCCTACAAAGAGGTGCTCTTAAACCCCAAACATGGCTACGGTGCCCACCTAAATCCCTGCCTTGACTGCAAGGTGTTTATGGTCTCTAAGGCCTTGGAGTGGGCCAAAAAGCACCGCTTTGACTTCATAATTACCGGCGAGGTAATCGGCCAGCGACCGATGTCGCAACTCAAAGAGAAGCTCCCCATTATTGCCAGAGAGTCGGGTGCCGAGGATCGGCTCGTTCGGCCACTCTGTGCCCAAAATCTCCCCCCTACCCTACCGGAGCGAGAGGGGTGGCTAGATCGGGAGCGGCTCTACAACTTCTCGGGTCGTAGTCGTAAACCGCAGATCGCCCTAGCCAAAGCGTTTAACCTTAACGATTGGGCCGCCCCCGCCGGTGGCTGCTGCTTTCTTACCGATGCAACCTACTCGCGCAAACTGGCCGATCTATGGCAAGCTCGCGACAGTCGCCACTATGAGATGGACGATATCATGCTGCTCAAAGTGGGGCGTCATCTTCGCCCCGCTCCTCACTATAAACTGATTATCGGTCGCGAAGAGGGGGAGAATAACTTTCTTTGCGGCTATAAACGGCAGTTTATCTGGCTAAACGCCGTCTCCCATAAAGGCCCTCTCGCGCTCATTGATGGCGCACCGCAGCTAGATGATCTGACACTCGCCGCCCGCATCCTCGCCCGCTATGGTCAGGGACGCCATGCTGAACGGGTGACCGTCGACTATACGCTCCCTTCTGGCGAGTCGGGCTCACTACAGGTTTCACCATTAAAGAGTGATCAAATCCCTACCGACTGGATGCTATAG
- a CDS encoding HAMP domain-containing protein — protein sequence MWHGTSITKRFISATLLVVIITTTLVLGYIFTDMRATLKTAQQREVTAIFETLEAMLAQEGRLAESMAALVATIPDVQQAFANDNRERLKQLFAAGFEQLKAEHGVRQFQFHTPPALSYLRIHKLEKFGDDLSSFRHTVTQTNRTQTPTRGLEIGVAGLGMRGIVPVFYQQQHIGSVEFGMSFGQPFFDAAKKQYGVDIALYLNRSSGMELFATTADNLQIFSKQILQESMDGDNHFSVTKLDNQHRAILLHSISDYSGKPIGVMQVAMDNSYYVNEMSTLLLKVTLMGVAMTLLIAIAVFLIAKSIISPLKRATLALESIAHGDGDLDVRLLAEGSSEIIQLANAFNQFIDKIRNLIVRVNTTAIELSQRVDQFSHMAEHTNSGVRQQQLELSQVASAITEMAATVHEVAQNTSQTALAAEDADRKSGDTRAIVASAMESINRLASDVGSAAEKIGHVEEDSQRIGTVLDVIRNIAEQTNLLALNAAIEAARAGEQGRGFAVVADEVRSLAQRTQQSTQEIQEMIESLQSGVVETVTKMKTSEKMAHESVEQTGRAGEALNDIATAVDTITTMSAQIATASEEQSAVTDEINRNIVTINDIATQTAEDAANSSETSQQLAAQAEQLLTLLSSFKSEQLATTELHRAKASHLSWKSRMRGFLDGKTALTSKEAFSAQECRFGRWYYNEGLARFGHIETMRQIEAPHKALHDKIKEIIRHKEQGNSSAAEAGYQEVISLSDQVVNLIDKVERQALS from the coding sequence ATGTGGCACGGAACATCAATTACTAAGCGTTTTATATCAGCAACCTTACTGGTGGTCATCATCACAACGACACTGGTCTTAGGGTATATCTTCACCGATATGCGAGCCACCCTCAAAACGGCACAGCAGCGCGAAGTCACGGCGATTTTTGAGACGCTGGAGGCGATGCTAGCACAAGAGGGGCGTCTGGCCGAGTCGATGGCTGCTCTAGTTGCCACGATTCCCGATGTCCAACAGGCCTTTGCTAACGATAACCGCGAACGGCTAAAACAGCTCTTTGCGGCAGGATTTGAGCAGCTCAAAGCGGAGCATGGGGTACGCCAATTTCAGTTCCACACCCCTCCTGCCCTCTCCTATCTGCGGATTCACAAGCTGGAGAAGTTTGGGGATGATCTCTCCTCGTTCCGCCACACAGTCACCCAAACCAACCGCACCCAGACTCCGACCCGAGGGCTCGAAATTGGCGTTGCCGGCTTAGGTATGCGCGGTATCGTCCCGGTCTTTTACCAGCAGCAACATATCGGCTCGGTTGAGTTCGGCATGTCGTTCGGCCAACCCTTTTTCGATGCCGCCAAAAAGCAGTATGGCGTCGATATCGCCCTCTATCTCAACCGTAGCAGCGGCATGGAGCTATTTGCCACGACTGCCGATAATCTCCAAATTTTTAGCAAACAGATCTTGCAAGAGAGCATGGATGGTGACAACCACTTCAGTGTCACTAAACTCGATAACCAGCACCGAGCCATTTTGCTCCACTCGATTAGTGACTACTCCGGCAAGCCGATTGGGGTGATGCAGGTGGCGATGGATAACAGCTACTATGTTAACGAAATGTCAACCCTGCTGCTCAAGGTCACTCTGATGGGGGTGGCGATGACACTCCTTATCGCCATTGCGGTATTTTTGATTGCCAAAAGTATTATCAGCCCACTCAAGCGTGCCACACTAGCGCTAGAGTCTATCGCCCATGGTGATGGCGACCTAGATGTGCGACTCCTAGCCGAGGGGAGCTCGGAGATCATCCAGCTCGCCAACGCCTTTAACCAGTTTATCGACAAGATACGAAACCTGATCGTTCGGGTCAACACCACCGCGATTGAGCTATCACAGCGAGTCGATCAATTCTCCCACATGGCAGAACACACCAACAGCGGCGTGCGCCAGCAGCAGCTCGAACTGAGTCAGGTCGCCTCAGCGATCACCGAAATGGCCGCTACCGTGCATGAAGTCGCGCAAAACACCTCTCAAACTGCCCTCGCAGCGGAGGATGCGGATCGTAAATCGGGCGATACCCGCGCCATCGTCGCCTCCGCTATGGAGAGTATTAACCGCCTAGCGAGTGATGTCGGCAGCGCAGCCGAAAAGATTGGCCATGTCGAGGAGGATAGTCAGCGCATCGGGACAGTTCTCGATGTCATTCGCAATATTGCCGAACAGACCAACCTGTTAGCCCTCAACGCCGCCATCGAAGCAGCTCGCGCCGGCGAACAGGGACGGGGGTTTGCCGTCGTGGCCGATGAGGTACGCTCACTTGCGCAAAGAACTCAACAATCAACCCAAGAGATTCAGGAGATGATTGAGAGCCTGCAATCTGGGGTAGTCGAGACGGTCACCAAAATGAAGACCAGCGAAAAGATGGCTCATGAGAGTGTCGAGCAGACCGGCAGAGCCGGAGAGGCGTTAAACGATATTGCTACAGCCGTTGATACCATTACTACCATGAGCGCCCAGATCGCTACCGCCTCTGAAGAGCAGAGCGCAGTCACCGACGAAATTAACCGTAATATTGTCACTATCAACGATATCGCCACCCAGACCGCCGAAGATGCCGCCAATAGCTCCGAAACTAGCCAGCAGCTAGCTGCTCAGGCCGAACAGCTATTGACACTCCTCTCCAGCTTTAAGAGTGAACAGCTAGCCACCACCGAGCTCCACCGAGCTAAAGCCTCCCACCTCTCTTGGAAATCGAGAATGCGCGGCTTTCTTGATGGCAAGACCGCACTCACCTCAAAAGAGGCCTTCTCAGCCCAAGAGTGCCGCTTCGGCCGCTGGTACTACAATGAAGGGCTAGCGCGATTTGGCCATATTGAGACGATGCGCCAAATCGAAGCGCCCCACAAAGCACTACACGACAAAATTAAGGAGATTATCCGCCACAAGGAGCAGGGAAACAGCAGCGCTGCCGAGGCGGGCTATCAAGAGGTTATCTCCCTCTCTGACCAAGTGGTCAACCTTATCGACAAAGTCGAGCGCCAAGCGCTTTCGTAA
- a CDS encoding IS1634 family transposase, with product MNQVVLQLICERQAGIPLLMQTLNGNNSDKESFREMVTDFTEQMDSDFSIEYLVADSALYTADTLSSMNHLLWISRVPETLNLAREIIDMTAPEWIHTPEQPAFRALGVNYGEVRQRWVVVFSPEAYQRAQKTINKQCGKQSLAELRAFTKLCKQNFACDADARQALTQFETTLKLNTLSEVEINAIPRFKGKGRPAQGRQPDYFDYRIEGAMAVDLQERTRRLQRKSCFILASNQLDDQALPHEELIAAYKDQQKVERGFRFLKDPMFMASTLFLESPKRIMALMMVMTLSLMVYAALEHRIRERLAACDETFPNQKGKLINNPSARWVFQYFSGITLLVIAETQELVLNLNEYHIALVNMLGERYSKLYSGSG from the coding sequence CTGAACCAGGTGGTACTGCAACTGATTTGTGAGCGTCAAGCCGGAATCCCATTACTGATGCAGACGCTGAATGGTAATAATAGCGATAAAGAGAGCTTTCGTGAGATGGTGACCGATTTCACCGAACAGATGGATAGCGATTTCAGTATCGAATACCTGGTTGCCGACAGTGCGTTGTATACAGCCGATACACTCAGTTCGATGAATCACCTGCTGTGGATTAGTCGGGTACCGGAAACGCTGAATTTGGCACGCGAGATCATCGATATGACGGCTCCTGAATGGATACACACTCCGGAACAACCCGCCTTCCGCGCGCTGGGGGTCAACTATGGCGAGGTTAGGCAGCGTTGGGTCGTTGTGTTTTCACCAGAAGCCTACCAGCGTGCTCAGAAAACTATCAATAAACAGTGTGGCAAACAAAGTCTGGCTGAGTTGAGGGCATTTACCAAGCTATGCAAGCAAAATTTTGCCTGCGACGCTGATGCCCGCCAAGCGTTGACTCAATTTGAAACGACGCTGAAGCTGAATACTCTCAGTGAGGTGGAGATCAACGCTATCCCGCGCTTTAAGGGTAAAGGCCGACCCGCACAAGGGCGGCAACCCGACTATTTCGATTATCGCATTGAGGGTGCGATGGCTGTAGATCTTCAAGAACGCACCCGTCGCTTGCAACGCAAAAGTTGTTTTATCCTCGCCAGTAATCAGCTCGACGATCAAGCCTTACCGCATGAAGAACTCATTGCGGCCTACAAAGACCAGCAAAAAGTCGAACGCGGCTTCCGCTTTCTTAAAGACCCAATGTTTATGGCATCGACACTGTTCCTTGAGTCACCTAAGCGCATCATGGCGCTGATGATGGTCATGACTCTGAGTCTGATGGTGTACGCCGCTTTGGAACATCGTATTCGGGAACGACTGGCGGCCTGCGACGAAACCTTCCCCAACCAAAAAGGTAAACTCATCAACAATCCTTCTGCACGCTGGGTTTTCCAATATTTTTCGGGTATTACATTGCTTGTTATTGCGGAAACGCAGGAGCTTGTGCTGAATCTGAATGAGTATCATATCGCTCTGGTAAACATGTTGGGTGAGCGCTATTCCAAGTTATATTCTGGAAGTGGATGA
- a CDS encoding DUF4277 domain-containing protein, whose product MASHISTGSMESPQYYRSENLDHLGLVAGMYDELGIGSLIDALILQDGKKRVVSIGQAVKAMVLNGLGFANRALYLTEQFFSNKPVERLIGPNIESAHLNDDVLGRALDAIWNYDPSVLYPQLASQAVHRLGLSCRFGHLDSTSFHVDGRYNSDEEPEEGVIQLTKGYSRDHRPT is encoded by the coding sequence ATGGCATCACACATCAGCACGGGTTCAATGGAATCCCCTCAATATTACCGTAGCGAAAACCTGGATCATCTGGGTTTGGTTGCAGGCATGTACGATGAGCTGGGGATCGGCAGTCTCATCGATGCATTGATACTTCAAGACGGGAAAAAACGTGTCGTCTCGATTGGCCAGGCAGTTAAAGCCATGGTTTTAAATGGTTTGGGCTTTGCCAATCGCGCGCTGTATCTGACAGAGCAGTTCTTCAGCAATAAACCCGTGGAACGCCTCATTGGCCCAAATATTGAATCAGCGCATCTGAATGACGATGTATTGGGGCGCGCTTTGGATGCGATATGGAACTACGATCCTTCAGTGCTCTACCCACAGCTCGCATCACAAGCGGTGCACAGGTTGGGATTGTCGTGCCGTTTTGGACATCTGGACTCGACCAGTTTTCATGTTGATGGTCGGTACAACAGTGATGAAGAGCCGGAAGAGGGTGTCATTCAGCTCACCAAAGGCTACAGTCGTGATCACCGCCCGACCTGA
- a CDS encoding AlpA family phage regulatory protein, with translation MRTGNYPTLKEKLHGQQFVRIGQFCKLSTLSRSTVWRKIKRGELPPLVKLSTQTKAFRVVDILDWFDRIEEGLK, from the coding sequence TTGCGTACGGGGAACTATCCCACCCTCAAAGAGAAACTGCATGGCCAGCAATTCGTTAGGATTGGCCAATTCTGCAAACTATCCACTCTCAGCCGCTCTACCGTTTGGCGCAAAATTAAACGGGGCGAGCTGCCGCCACTGGTTAAGCTATCCACTCAGACAAAGGCTTTTCGAGTAGTCGATATCCTGGACTGGTTTGATCGTATTGAGGAGGGGCTGAAATGA
- a CDS encoding type II toxin-antitoxin system HicA family toxin, producing MKRKKFIQLLERQGCYLLRHGSRHDIYINPATGQRQPVPRHPDIDEMLVKHIKKHLGIN from the coding sequence ATGAAGCGGAAAAAGTTTATACAGCTATTGGAGCGGCAAGGCTGTTATCTGTTGCGGCATGGTTCGCGCCATGACATTTATATTAACCCGGCAACAGGCCAGCGCCAACCCGTACCAAGACACCCTGACATTGATGAAATGCTGGTTAAACACATCAAAAAGCATTTAGGCATCAATTAA
- a CDS encoding type II toxin-antitoxin system HicB family antitoxin: MANMNMIYWKSDKFYLGKLLEHPEIMTQGESLEELEENLKEAYLLMALDDVPEEYQTKQIAI; the protein is encoded by the coding sequence ATGGCAAATATGAATATGATCTACTGGAAATCGGATAAATTCTATCTTGGCAAGTTATTGGAACACCCGGAGATAATGACGCAGGGGGAGTCACTCGAAGAGCTGGAAGAGAATCTGAAAGAGGCTTATCTGCTCATGGCGCTGGATGATGTGCCAGAAGAGTACCAAACCAAACAGATCGCAATATGA